In a genomic window of Quercus lobata isolate SW786 chromosome 4, ValleyOak3.0 Primary Assembly, whole genome shotgun sequence:
- the LOC115986938 gene encoding reticulon-like protein B5: MAENSESGGVSAVMEKISEKIHAHDSSSSSDYDSDSEKPESVKAQIYRLFGREKPVHKVFGGGKPADVLLWRNKKISAGVLGGATAIWVIFELVEYHLLTLVCHVLILALAILFLWSNAHTFINKTPPRIPEVHLPEEPFLQVASALRIEINQGFAVLRNIASGRDLKKFLIVIAGLWVLSTVGTWCNFLTLFYISFVLLHTVPVLYEKFEDKVDPFAEKAMVEIKKQYLVFDAKVLSKIPKGPLKGKLA, from the exons ATGGCGGAGAATTCTGAGAGCGGTGGTGTTTCGGCAGTGATGGAGAAGATAAGCGAGAAGATCCACGCGCATGATTCATCTTCGTCTTCAGATTACGATTCCGATTCCGAGAAACCGGAATCTGTAAAGGCTCAGATTTACCGGCTTTTCGGCAGAGAGAAACCGGTTCACAAGGTTTTCGGTGGCGGAAAGC CTGCTGATGTGTTGTTATGGAGGAACAAGAAGATTTCAGCGGGTGTACTCGGTGGAGCTACGGCCATCTGGGTTATTTTTGAATTGGTCGAATACCACCTGCTTACTCTTGTATGTCATGTTTTGATACTTGCTCTTGCAATCTTGTTCCTGTGGTCCAATGCTCATACCTTTATCAACAA GACTCCTCCCCGGATCCCAGAAGTTCATCTTCCTGAGGAGCCATTCTTGCAAGTTGCTTCTGCACTGAGAATTGAAATTAATCAGGGTTTTGCTGTCTTGCGGAATATTGCATCAGGAAGAGATTTGAAGAAATTTCTCATT GTTATTGCTGGCTTGTGGGTTCTTTCCACTGTGGGCACTTGGTGTAATTTCTTGACCTTGTtctatatat CTTTTGTTTTGCTGCACACTGTGCCTGTTCTGTATGAGAAGTTTGAGGACAAGGTTGACCCATTTGCCGAGAAGGCAATGGTTGAGATTAAAAAGCAGTATCTAGTGTTTGATGCCAAGGTTCTGAGTAAAATTCCAAAAGGTCCGTTGAAAGGGAAGTTGGCTTAG